From a single Adhaeribacter swui genomic region:
- a CDS encoding FGGY-family carbohydrate kinase, with product MVPCVAVFDIGKTNKKCVLFDPEYRIIHEIETRFPEITDDDGEPSEDLNSLINWLQQTWQHLENNTQFDIRGLNFTTYGASFVHLNAQNKPATPLYSYLKPFPEDLDQQFHAQYGSKLTFSAQTASPDLGMLNSGKQLYWLKYKKPHLFSQIKCSLHLPQFCAFQFSGQRVSEYTSIGCHTGLWDFTKNQYHNWVYQEDIISLLPRITDYNTTFSIKFRNKQIPVGIGLHDSSAALIPYLQKYQEPFLLLSTGTWGITLNPFAQEPLTEEMLQQDCLNYLTYNGNPVRASRVFIGNEHEVQTKKLAAHFNKPLDYFKTVVYQPEFTPSMVPAGSGMPESGEASAKIIFNYQIAKQFDGGAYQTYEEAYHALIRQLLAPQIKAIHLASEYRLAAFKYLLVDGGFSKNKIFMALLQEAFPTLQIIVAENSQGTALGAAMALQIWQ from the coding sequence ATGGTTCCTTGCGTAGCGGTATTTGATATAGGTAAAACCAACAAGAAATGCGTTCTTTTTGACCCGGAATATCGGATTATCCACGAAATAGAAACGCGCTTTCCTGAAATTACCGACGACGACGGCGAACCAAGCGAAGATTTAAATTCCTTGATTAACTGGTTACAACAAACCTGGCAACATCTCGAAAACAACACCCAATTTGATATTCGGGGGCTTAATTTTACTACCTACGGGGCCAGTTTTGTGCACTTAAATGCGCAAAATAAACCAGCTACTCCCTTATACTCTTACTTAAAACCTTTTCCTGAAGACTTAGACCAGCAGTTCCACGCGCAGTACGGCTCTAAGCTGACGTTTTCTGCCCAAACGGCCTCGCCGGATTTAGGCATGCTTAACTCAGGAAAACAACTTTACTGGCTTAAATACAAAAAACCACATCTATTTAGCCAGATTAAATGTTCGTTGCATTTGCCTCAATTCTGCGCATTTCAGTTTTCGGGGCAGCGCGTGTCGGAATATACCAGTATTGGGTGCCACACCGGCCTCTGGGATTTTACTAAAAATCAGTACCACAACTGGGTTTATCAGGAAGATATTATTTCGCTGCTACCCCGTATTACCGACTATAATACTACTTTCAGCATTAAGTTTCGGAATAAGCAAATTCCAGTGGGCATTGGCCTCCACGACAGTTCGGCGGCTTTAATTCCGTATTTACAAAAATACCAGGAGCCTTTTTTATTACTTTCTACCGGCACCTGGGGCATTACGCTCAACCCGTTTGCCCAAGAGCCGCTCACCGAAGAAATGCTGCAACAAGACTGTCTGAATTATTTAACCTACAATGGCAATCCGGTACGGGCTTCGCGGGTATTTATTGGTAACGAGCACGAAGTACAAACCAAAAAACTGGCGGCGCATTTTAATAAACCGCTAGATTATTTTAAAACTGTGGTATACCAACCCGAGTTTACGCCCAGTATGGTGCCAGCTGGCTCGGGAATGCCGGAATCGGGGGAGGCTTCCGCTAAAATTATCTTTAACTACCAAATTGCCAAGCAGTTTGATGGCGGCGCTTACCAAACCTACGAAGAAGCTTACCATGCTTTAATACGGCAACTCCTGGCGCCCCAGATTAAGGCGATACACCTGGCTAGCGAATACCGCTTAGCTGCCTTTAAATACTTACTAGTGGACGGCGGATTTAGTAAAAACAAAATTTTTATGGCTTTGCTGCAAGAAGCATTTCCTACCCTGCAAATCATTGTTGCAGAAAATTCGCAAGGTACGGCGCTGGGTGCAGCCATGGCCTTACAAATATGGCAATAG
- a CDS encoding TIM barrel protein — protein MILDKSLIDQHNQTLASSQDKKFKYLQSVLQDEGHNVNAILEQLAAFQVAIPSWALGMGGTRFGRFAGGGEPRSLEEKIEDVGLLHALNQSSGAISLHIPWDIPQNATAIKQLAASFELQFDAVNSNTFQDQEDQAHSYKYGSLSHTDKHVRDQAIAHNVEVIKHGVALGSKALTIWLSDGSDFPGQQNFRRAFQRTLDSFQQIYETLPDDWKVFIEYKPYEPHFYSTVVADWGTSLLFCQKLGEKALGLVDLGHHLPNTNIEQIVSRFMMEGKLGGFHFNDSKYGDDDLTVGAMRPFQLFLIFNELVEGMISAEVKNPPLSWMIDASHNVKDPLEDLLQSVEAIKIAYAQALIIDRQALEKAQEQNDATQAQEILQQAFRTDVRPLLAQARLQSGAALQPLAFYREQKIRQQLIKQRGLKTYTTGL, from the coding sequence ATGATCCTGGATAAATCGCTGATTGACCAACATAACCAAACTTTAGCCTCGAGCCAGGATAAAAAGTTTAAGTACCTGCAAAGTGTTTTACAAGACGAAGGCCACAACGTAAACGCTATTCTGGAGCAACTCGCTGCCTTTCAAGTAGCCATTCCCAGTTGGGCTTTAGGAATGGGCGGCACCCGGTTTGGCCGTTTTGCGGGTGGCGGGGAACCGCGGAGCTTAGAAGAAAAAATTGAGGATGTCGGGTTACTGCACGCTTTAAATCAATCGAGTGGGGCTATTTCGCTGCACATTCCCTGGGACATCCCGCAGAATGCAACAGCCATTAAACAATTAGCGGCTTCGTTTGAGTTGCAGTTTGATGCCGTCAATTCCAACACTTTTCAAGACCAGGAAGACCAGGCGCATTCCTATAAATACGGTTCTTTGTCGCACACCGATAAGCACGTGCGCGACCAGGCTATTGCCCATAACGTAGAAGTAATTAAACACGGCGTGGCGTTAGGTTCCAAAGCGTTAACGATCTGGTTATCGGACGGTTCGGATTTTCCGGGGCAGCAAAATTTCCGGCGTGCATTTCAGCGTACCCTGGATTCGTTTCAGCAGATTTACGAAACATTGCCCGATGATTGGAAAGTATTTATTGAATACAAACCCTACGAACCTCATTTTTACTCCACGGTAGTTGCCGACTGGGGTACTTCCCTCCTGTTCTGCCAGAAACTCGGCGAGAAAGCCTTGGGTTTGGTTGATTTAGGCCATCATTTACCCAATACCAACATCGAACAAATTGTGTCGCGGTTTATGATGGAAGGCAAACTGGGCGGTTTTCACTTTAACGATTCTAAATACGGCGACGATGATTTAACCGTGGGCGCCATGCGGCCTTTCCAGTTATTTTTAATTTTTAACGAACTGGTAGAAGGCATGATCAGCGCCGAAGTAAAAAACCCGCCTTTAAGCTGGATGATTGACGCCAGCCACAACGTAAAAGACCCGCTGGAAGATTTACTGCAATCGGTAGAAGCCATAAAAATAGCGTATGCCCAAGCCTTAATCATCGACCGGCAAGCGCTGGAAAAAGCCCAGGAACAAAACGATGCCACCCAGGCCCAGGAAATTCTGCAACAAGCCTTCCGGACAGATGTACGGCCTTTGCTGGCGCAAGCCCGGTTACAAAGCGGAGCGGCCTTGCAGCCCTTAGCGTTTTACCGCGAACAAAAAATCCGGCAGCAGCTTATTAAACAACGTGGTCTTAAAACTTACACTACCGGTTTGTAG
- a CDS encoding bifunctional aldolase/short-chain dehydrogenase: MDNSTATTTFKYVSYLWDEQVANSLKDDEVALLIYRSNLLGADLRLTNYAGGNTSCKVDMPDPLTGQDVEVMWVKGSGGDLGTLKKSGLAALYVDKLHSLKNRYRGLAHEDEMVALFNHCIYDLDSKAPSIDTPLHAFLPFKHIDHLHPDAIIAIAAAKNGEQITRELFGGKVAWVPWQRPGFDLGLQMEKAVQDNPGITGIILGSHGLFTWGDTAYESYINTLETIEKASEYLQQNYGKDRPVFGGAKIQSLPAEERLAKASEMIPVLRGLCSSQNRMIGHFTDDERVLEYINSHDLDKLAPLGTSCPDHFLRTKIRPLVLNLTPDADISDAENLKNQLTAQFEAYRADYTGYYERSKHPNSPAVRDANPVIIIYPGVGMFSFAKDKQTARVASEFYINAINVMRGAEAISEYQGLPEQEAFDIEYWLLEEAKLQRMPKEKPLSRKIALITGGSGGIGKAIADKLAQEGACVVMVDMREADIQEAQAEFNKKFGRDTAATAIVDVTSSQAIAEAFKTANLAFGGVDIVVNCAGLSISKPMMETTEADYDILQDVLVKGQFLVSQQGVKIMRKQQLGGDIVNIVSKNALVSGPNNIAYGTAKAAQLHMSRLMAAELGSDKIRVNVVNPDAVIRGSKIWESGWAEGRAKAYGISVAELPAYYAKRTVLNEELLVEDMANAVFLYVGGLLNKSTGNVLNVDGGVPAAFVR; the protein is encoded by the coding sequence ATGGATAATTCGACTGCAACCACCACATTTAAATACGTAAGTTATCTCTGGGACGAGCAAGTAGCCAATTCTCTAAAGGATGATGAGGTAGCGCTTTTAATTTATCGTTCTAATTTATTGGGCGCCGATTTACGCTTAACCAATTACGCCGGAGGCAACACCAGTTGCAAAGTAGATATGCCCGACCCTTTAACCGGCCAGGATGTAGAAGTAATGTGGGTAAAAGGTTCCGGCGGCGACCTGGGCACTTTAAAGAAAAGTGGCCTGGCGGCATTGTACGTCGATAAATTGCACAGCCTGAAAAACCGCTACCGTGGTTTAGCCCACGAAGACGAAATGGTAGCCTTGTTTAATCATTGCATTTATGATTTAGATTCCAAAGCGCCTTCCATCGATACGCCTTTACACGCTTTTTTACCTTTTAAGCACATCGACCACTTACACCCCGATGCCATTATTGCCATTGCGGCCGCCAAAAACGGCGAACAAATTACCCGCGAATTGTTTGGCGGTAAAGTAGCCTGGGTGCCGTGGCAGCGGCCCGGTTTTGACTTAGGTTTACAGATGGAAAAAGCCGTACAAGATAATCCGGGTATTACAGGCATTATTTTGGGCAGCCACGGTTTGTTTACCTGGGGCGATACTGCCTACGAAAGCTATATCAATACTTTAGAAACTATTGAGAAGGCATCGGAGTATTTGCAACAAAACTATGGGAAGGATCGGCCGGTATTTGGCGGCGCTAAAATTCAGTCTTTGCCCGCTGAAGAACGCCTAGCCAAAGCCAGCGAAATGATTCCGGTGCTGCGGGGTTTGTGCTCCAGCCAAAATCGCATGATCGGGCATTTCACCGACGACGAACGCGTGTTGGAATACATTAACAGCCACGATTTAGATAAACTAGCGCCGCTGGGTACCAGTTGCCCCGATCACTTTTTGCGCACCAAAATACGGCCTTTGGTTTTAAATTTAACTCCGGATGCGGACATCTCAGATGCTGAAAATTTAAAAAATCAACTTACTGCCCAGTTTGAAGCTTACCGGGCCGATTACACCGGTTATTACGAACGCAGCAAACACCCGAATAGCCCGGCGGTTCGCGATGCGAATCCGGTAATAATTATTTACCCCGGCGTAGGCATGTTTTCGTTCGCCAAAGACAAGCAAACGGCCCGCGTAGCCAGCGAGTTTTACATAAATGCCATTAACGTAATGCGGGGTGCCGAAGCTATTTCGGAGTACCAGGGTTTGCCGGAACAAGAAGCGTTTGATATTGAATATTGGTTATTAGAAGAAGCCAAACTGCAACGCATGCCCAAAGAAAAACCTTTGTCGCGCAAAATTGCCTTAATTACCGGTGGTAGCGGCGGCATTGGCAAAGCTATTGCCGATAAACTGGCTCAGGAAGGTGCCTGCGTGGTAATGGTTGATATGCGCGAAGCTGATATTCAGGAAGCGCAAGCGGAATTTAATAAAAAGTTTGGCCGCGATACCGCCGCCACCGCGATTGTAGATGTTACCAGTTCGCAAGCCATTGCTGAAGCTTTTAAAACGGCAAATCTAGCTTTTGGCGGCGTAGATATTGTGGTGAATTGCGCCGGTTTATCTATTTCTAAGCCCATGATGGAAACCACCGAAGCTGATTACGATATACTGCAGGATGTACTGGTAAAAGGCCAATTCTTAGTATCGCAGCAAGGTGTTAAAATAATGCGCAAGCAACAACTGGGTGGTGATATTGTAAACATTGTGAGTAAAAATGCCTTGGTTTCCGGGCCTAATAACATTGCCTATGGTACTGCCAAAGCGGCTCAATTACACATGTCGCGGTTAATGGCTGCCGAGTTGGGTTCTGATAAGATACGGGTAAATGTAGTAAATCCAGATGCGGTAATCCGGGGCAGCAAAATCTGGGAAAGCGGCTGGGCCGAAGGTCGGGCTAAAGCTTATGGCATTTCCGTGGCTGAACTGCCAGCTTATTACGCCAAACGTACGGTATTAAACGAAGAATTACTGGTCGAAGATATGGCGAATGCCGTGTTCTTATACGTGGGTGGCTTACTCAACAAGAGCACCGGCAACGTATTGAACGTGGATGGTGGCGTACCAGCCGCATTTGTGCGTTAA
- the rhaT gene encoding L-rhamnose/proton symporter RhaT gives MQVILGLFYHFIGGFASGSFYIPFNRVKQWAWESYWLVGGIFSWLIVPPIGAALTAPGYLETLTHTPFSTLFYTYLMGLLWGIGGLTFGLTMRYLGLSLGMAIVLGFCAAFGTLIPPIFYEFFGRSGNAKTITELLSTTSGLIIFAGVLLCLVGIGICGKAGTLKEKELSPEQKTENIKEFNFPKGILVAIFSGVLSAFMSFGYETGKPIAEATVARGIDPLWQNNPTLVVILLGGLTTNIIWCLYLNIKNKTGGDYVNKATPLVRNYLFSAIAGTTWYLQFFFYGMGESLFSANGLGFSSWTLHMAFIIIVSNIWGIYFNEWKGASARTMRVIILGIVTVIISTMVVGYGNYLAS, from the coding sequence ATGCAGGTCATTCTGGGATTATTTTACCATTTTATCGGGGGCTTTGCCTCCGGCAGTTTTTACATACCGTTTAATCGCGTAAAACAATGGGCCTGGGAAAGTTACTGGCTGGTGGGAGGTATTTTTTCGTGGTTAATTGTGCCGCCCATTGGCGCCGCCCTTACAGCACCCGGCTACTTAGAAACCTTAACCCACACGCCTTTTTCTACTTTGTTTTACACCTATTTAATGGGTTTACTGTGGGGCATAGGTGGTTTAACCTTTGGTTTAACCATGCGGTATCTGGGTTTGTCGTTGGGTATGGCTATTGTTTTGGGTTTTTGTGCGGCCTTCGGCACGCTTATACCACCCATATTTTACGAGTTTTTTGGCCGGTCCGGTAACGCCAAAACCATTACCGAACTGCTCAGCACTACTTCCGGACTAATTATTTTTGCCGGGGTTTTACTGTGTTTAGTGGGTATTGGCATTTGCGGCAAAGCCGGCACTTTAAAAGAAAAAGAATTATCGCCGGAACAAAAAACCGAAAACATCAAGGAGTTTAATTTCCCGAAAGGTATTCTGGTGGCCATATTCTCAGGGGTGCTCAGCGCCTTTATGTCGTTTGGGTACGAAACCGGCAAACCCATCGCCGAAGCCACCGTGGCCCGCGGCATCGATCCGTTATGGCAAAACAATCCTACCCTGGTGGTTATTTTACTGGGCGGCTTAACTACCAACATTATCTGGTGTTTGTATTTAAATATCAAAAATAAAACCGGCGGCGATTACGTAAACAAAGCCACGCCTTTAGTCCGCAATTATCTTTTCTCGGCCATTGCCGGTACCACCTGGTATTTGCAGTTCTTTTTTTACGGCATGGGCGAAAGCCTTTTTTCGGCCAACGGCCTAGGTTTTAGTAGCTGGACCTTACACATGGCCTTTATTATTATCGTGAGTAATATCTGGGGCATTTATTTTAACGAATGGAAAGGCGCCAGTGCCCGCACCATGCGGGTTATTATTCTGGGCATTGTTACGGTAATTATTTCTACGATGGTAGTGGGCTACGGAAATTACCTGGCCTCCTGA